The Stenotrophomonas sp. BIO128-Bstrain region CCAGCGATAGATCCGCCTGCGTACCCAGCGGCTGTACATAGCTGGCTTCCGCGCCCTGGCGGCGGGTCCGGCCGATGTTGCGGTAGGTGCTGCGGCCGCCGCTGTTGCTCGCCACCGCCAGCTCGTCATCGGTATCGGCGCGGAACAGCGCAGCCTCGACCTGTGCGCCACTCTGGCCGTGCCACTTGCTGCCCACTTCCAGGTTGCGGCTGCGGGCCGCCGAGAGATCCAGCGCCAGCCCGGCCTGGCCATCGGCGCGGTAGCCCAGCTCGTTGAAGGTCGGGGTCTCGAAGCCACGCCCGGCCGAGGCATACAGCCGCCACGCATCGCTGGCGCGGAACACCACGCCGGCCACCGGGGTGGTCGCTTCGTAGCGACGCGACCCGCTGTCGTCGGGATTGCCGGCGGTGATGTAGTGGTCGTTGGAGCGGAAGCGGACGGTGCTGTGGCGCATACCAAGCAACAGCGACCAGCGCGGCGCCCACTGCCACCACGCCTGCGCGAACTGGTCCAGGTTCTCGACCCGGTCGCTCTGGTCACGGCGCAGGCGGCCCTTGATGCCCACCTGATCACCCACGAAGTTCTCGTAACCGCGGCGATCCTGCTGCTGACGGTCGGCATTGGCGCCGATCACCACGTCCAGCGGGCGTCCGGCCCAGTCGCCGTGCCAGGCCCAGCGCGCGTCGAGTCCACCGTAATCGCCGTCCAGATCGATCACCCCGCCGGCATGCAGCGGGTTGGCCTGCGGCCCCGGCGGGATCGCCAGGTACTGCTCCACGCTGCGCTGGCCGGCGTAGCCCATCGCACGCCAGGTCTGCGCCCCTTCGGTGCGGGTGAAGACCAGCCCGGCCTGGGCCTGGCGCACGGATTTGCGGGTGTTGTACTGGGTGGCCACCGCGGTGGCCTGGCGCGGGTTCTCGCGCACCTGGGCGCGGGTCAGGCCGAGTGGATCCTGCGCGTCGGGCGCATCGAAGTAGTTCAGCACCAGATCCAGCTGGCCGCCGCCGACATCCGTACCCAAGCGGGCGTTGACCGATTCGCGCCGGGCCTGGCTGTGGTCGCGCCAGCCATCGGTGCGGAAGTGGTTGGCGGCCACGTTGTAGCGGATCGGGCCCTGCACGCCACGCAGCTGGGCGCCGGCGCTGACAGTGTTGTCGCTGCCGGTATCCAGCCGCAGGCGCCACGGGTCGCCTTCGGCACCGTCCGCGCTCCACACCTGGACCACGCCACCGGAGGAGTTGCCGTACAGCGCCGAGAACGGCCCGCGCAGCACCTCCACGCGCTGCGCCGAGAGCAGGCTGGCGTGGGAGAGCTGGCCCTGGCCGTCGGGCATGGTGGCCGGCACACCGTCCACCAGCACGCGCACGCCGCGCACGCCGAAGGTCGAACGCGCGCCGAAGCCGCGGATCGAGAGCTGGGTGTCCTGCGCGTAGTTCTGACGATCGCGTGCGACCACCCCGGGGATGCCGTTGAGCGCCTCGGAGAGCTGGGCCAGCGGGCCGGTACGGTCTTCATCCACCCAGACCGTGGTCAGCGAGGCGGGCAGGTCGATATCGGCCACCTGCGCCACGCGCGCAGCCTGGACCTGGACCGTGGGCAGCCGCTCGATCGGGGCGGTGGGAGCGGGGGTGTTCTGGGCCTGCGCCAGCGACGGCAGCAACACGGCCGAGGCCAGCGCACAATGGCGGGCCAGCGGGGTAAGACGGAGCATGCGGGGCGGGATCCTCGGTAAATGGGCGTGCCGCACGCCATGGTACGGAAGATGACGTGACGACGGCCTCGGCGCCCTTGGCAGGGCTTTGTTACGATGGGTCGGTTTTGGCTGATTCTGCCGCCAATCCTGCGTCGCGCCACCCTCCCCCTTCCGTCATCCGAATGAGTACCGCCGTGTCCTTCTTTGCAAATGTGGAACTGGTCCCAGGCGACCCGATCCTGGGCCTGACCGAGGCTTACAACGCCGACAGCCGTCCGACCAAGGTCAACCTGGGCGTGGGCATCTATTACGACGAGAGCGGCCGCATCCCGCTGCTCCGCGCCGTGAACAGGATCGAACAGCAGCTGGCCAATGACGCCAAACCGCGCGGCTACCTGCCGATCGACGGCCTGCCGGCCTACAACCAGGCCACCCGCGAGCTGGTCTTCGGCAAGGATTCGCCGCTGCTGGCCGCTGGCCGCGTGGCCACCTCGCAGACCATCGGCGGCAGCGGTGCGCTGCGCGTCGGCGCGGACCTGCTGCACAAGCTGCTGCCGCACGCCACCATCGCCATCAGCAACCCGAGCTGGGAAAACCATCGCGCGGTGTTCGGCGCGGCCGGCTTCGACGTGGTCGATTACACCTACTTCGATGCCGCCACCCATGGCGTGGACTTCGACGGCATGCTGGCCGACCTCGGCAAGCTGCAGCCGGGCACCGTGGTGCTGCTGCACGCGTGCTGCCACAACCCGACCGGTGCCGACCTCACCGTCGCGCAGTGGAAGCAGGTGGCCGAGCTGCTGAAGGACCGCCAGCTGTTCCCGTTCATCGACATGGCCTACCAGGGCTTCGACAAGGGCATCAGCGAAGATGGCGCCGCCGTGCGCATCATCGCCGAGGCCGGCATCGACAGCTTCGTGGTCGCCAACTCGTACTCCAAGTCGTTCTCGCTGTATGGCGAGCGCATTGGCGCGCTGTCGGTGGTCGCCCCGGATGCGAACGCGGCCAAGGCGGTGCAGTCGCAGGTCAAGCGCATCATCCGCACGATCTACTCCAGCCCGTCCAACCATGGCGCGGCGCTGGTGGCCGGCGTGCTCAACAGCGTCGAGCTGCGCCAGCTGTGGGAAGCGGAACTGACCGAGATGCGTGAGCGCATCCATGCCCTGCGCCATGGCCTGGTGGAGAACCTGGTCGCCGCCGGCGCACCGGAGTACGCCTTCATCAACGACCAGGCCGGCATGTTCTCGTACTCAGGCCTGAGCCGCGCCCAGGTGGACCGCCTGCGCGACGAGTTCGCGATCTACGCGGTGGGCACCGGCCGCATCTGCGTGGCCGCACTGAACCAGGGCAACCTGGAGTACGTGGCCAAGGCCGTGGCGACCGTCAGCAAGGGCTGAGCGGCATCGCCCCCGTGAGGAAGAACGGCCGCCCTGTGCG contains the following coding sequences:
- a CDS encoding TonB-dependent receptor — protein: MLRLTPLARHCALASAVLLPSLAQAQNTPAPTAPIERLPTVQVQAARVAQVADIDLPASLTTVWVDEDRTGPLAQLSEALNGIPGVVARDRQNYAQDTQLSIRGFGARSTFGVRGVRVLVDGVPATMPDGQGQLSHASLLSAQRVEVLRGPFSALYGNSSGGVVQVWSADGAEGDPWRLRLDTGSDNTVSAGAQLRGVQGPIRYNVAANHFRTDGWRDHSQARRESVNARLGTDVGGGQLDLVLNYFDAPDAQDPLGLTRAQVRENPRQATAVATQYNTRKSVRQAQAGLVFTRTEGAQTWRAMGYAGQRSVEQYLAIPPGPQANPLHAGGVIDLDGDYGGLDARWAWHGDWAGRPLDVVIGANADRQQQDRRGYENFVGDQVGIKGRLRRDQSDRVENLDQFAQAWWQWAPRWSLLLGMRHSTVRFRSNDHYITAGNPDDSGSRRYEATTPVAGVVFRASDAWRLYASAGRGFETPTFNELGYRADGQAGLALDLSAARSRNLEVGSKWHGQSGAQVEAALFRADTDDELAVASNSGGRSTYRNIGRTRRQGAEASYVQPLGTQADLSLAYTWIEATVRDPYALCAASGCNTVAAGSRLPGVPSQQWNARVQYRPGPWQWAGEVVASSDTVVNDLATERAPGYALLNLEMSRRWTTAQGTLRAFARIDNALDQRYIGSVIVNDGNQRFFEPGPDRRYNVGLQWQWAP
- a CDS encoding amino acid aminotransferase; the protein is MSFFANVELVPGDPILGLTEAYNADSRPTKVNLGVGIYYDESGRIPLLRAVNRIEQQLANDAKPRGYLPIDGLPAYNQATRELVFGKDSPLLAAGRVATSQTIGGSGALRVGADLLHKLLPHATIAISNPSWENHRAVFGAAGFDVVDYTYFDAATHGVDFDGMLADLGKLQPGTVVLLHACCHNPTGADLTVAQWKQVAELLKDRQLFPFIDMAYQGFDKGISEDGAAVRIIAEAGIDSFVVANSYSKSFSLYGERIGALSVVAPDANAAKAVQSQVKRIIRTIYSSPSNHGAALVAGVLNSVELRQLWEAELTEMRERIHALRHGLVENLVAAGAPEYAFINDQAGMFSYSGLSRAQVDRLRDEFAIYAVGTGRICVAALNQGNLEYVAKAVATVSKG